The region GGGCACACCGACCCGGCCTGCTCGCCCGCCACGGCGGGGTCGGTGTTCGCGTCCGCGAGGTTCAGGGCCAGCAGCGTGCCCTGCGGGACCGTGTGGCCGTCCACGGTCAGGTCCGCCTGCGCGCGGCGGTACAGGGTGGACACGACGGGTTCCACACGCAGGATCTCGTGCAGGATGTCCAGGCGTTCCTTCTCGGTACCGTGCACGTACGCGGCGCGCAGTTCGGGGGCCCGCAGCAGGTGCCACGTGGCGACCGTGATGAACTCGCGGGTGGTGACCATGCCCGCCGTGCCGTAGGTCAGGCACTCGGTTAGGATCTCCAGGTCGGTGTAGTCGCGGTCGAGCAGGTGGCTGATCAGGTCGTCGCGGCGCTGTTTCCGGCGGGCCTGGATGGCGGGTTTGACGTCCAGCAGGTAGAAGGCCAGCAGGTGCCGCTGGTCCAGAATGCTTGCCAGGCGGCCCTTCTCGGGGCTCATGCCGGGCTCGCTGTTGCCGTCGTGCTCCACGAAGGTCATGACGCGGCGTTCCAGGCCCGGCAGGCGGCTGCTCGTGAGCCCGACGACCTGCGAGGCGACCTGCACCGCCAGCGTGAGGCTCAGGTCGTCGATGTTCGCCTCGCCGCGCGCCGCCAGCTGGCCGATCAGGTGGTCGGCGAGGGCCGCGATCATGGGCTGGTACGTGGCGACGGCGGCCGGCGTGAAGTACCGGGCGGTGTCGCGGCGCATCTCGTGGTGCTCCTCACCCTCGGTGAACAGCACGGGGCGGCGCTTGAGGATCCCGGCGTCGTTCACGGTCTCGGCGTTGAAGCCCGCCTGGGTCACGGCCTCGCTGCGCAGCACGTCCCGCGCCGCCTGGAAGGACCGCACCTGCACGACGCCGCGCGCGTCTGCCCGGGGAGCCGCGCCGGGCTGGGCCGTGTCGCGGCGCGTGAGGCTGTCCCCACCGAAGGGGCAGCGGGCGGGTTCGGGCGGGCTGGATTCGTTGATGGTCATGCGGTGGCCTCCGGGAGGGGGGTGGCACTCAGGGTTTCCAGGCCCGCCGTGACGGCGTCCAGCTGTGAACCCAGGCGGGTCAGGGCGGGCTGCGTGGCGTGCTGAAGGGTCTGCATGGCGGCGCCCCACAGCTGCGCTCCGGCGGGCGTGACGTGCAGCGCGTGACGCCGGGCGTCCGTAGGGTGCGGGGCGTGCGTGACCGCCCCGGCGCCCTGCAGGTGCCGCAGGGCGCGGGCGACCTCGTAGCGGGGCAGATCCAGCGTCCGGGCGAGGTCACTGGGCGTCTGCGGCCCGGCCTGCACGTGGCTGAGAATCAGGAAGGCGCGCAGGTCCAGGCCGTGCTCGCGCGCCAGGGCGGTCTGCACCTGAGCGCTGAGGCCCTGCCACGCCGTCCAGTACGCCGCCAGGAACCGCAGCGGCTGCCGCGTGAGATCCGGGCTGTGGGGGTCGGGTGACATGATTGCATTCTGCAACAATCTGGATGAGAGTGGGTTGTGGGTTGTGGGAAGTAGGGAGTGGATCGGCTTGACATGGGCGGGTCCGCCGCGCACACGCTGTTGACCATCCGCCATCCGCCATCCGCCATCCGCCATCCGCCATCCGCCATCCGCCATCCGCCATCCGCCATCAACCAAAAAGAAGGGGGTGGACGCCGCCACGTCCACCCGAGAGATTCAGAGTTGAACGGTCAGTGTCTGAAGTGCCGCGAGCCGGTGAACACCATGCTGATGCCCAGTTCGTTGCAGGCGGCGATCACCTCGGGGTCACGCTTGGCGCCGCCGGGTTGCAGGATCGCCGTGACGCCCACGCTGGCCGCGAGGCGCACCACGTCGTCGAAGGGGAAGAACGCCTCGGACGCCAGGACGGACCCCTGGGCCTTGTCGCCCGCATTCGCCACGGCGCGCTCGGCGGCCCAGATGCGGCTCACGGCGCCCGCGCCCAGGCCCACCGTCACGCCGCCCTTGGCGAGCACGACGGCGTTGCTGCGGGCGTGTTTCACGGTCGCCCAGGCGAAGCGCAGGTCCAGCCATTCCTGCTCGGTCGGTTCGCGTTTGGTGACGACCTCGGGGCACAGGTCGTCCCAGGGGCGCGCGTCGCGTTCCTGCACGGCGAAGCCGCCGGTCAGGGGCCGCACGTCGAGCACGCTCACGCCCTGGGCGGGCGCGGCCACCAGCACCCGCAGGTCGGGTTTCTTCTCCGCGAACCACGCGGCGGCCTCGGGTGTGACCTCGGGCGCGATGAGCACCTCTAGGAAGGTGCCGCGCGTCGCCTGCGCCGCCTCCAGCGTCACGGGCTGGCTGACGGCGACCACGCCGCCGAACACGCTCAGGGTGTCCGCGTCGCGGGCGCGTTCCCAGGCGGTCTTCACGTCCGCCGCGACCGCCACGCCGCAGGGGTTGGCGTGCTTGACCGCCACGCACACGGCGGCGTGCCCAGGCAGGGCGGCCTCCTGCGCGGCGAGTTCCTGGCACAGCGCCCAGGCGGCGTCCGCGTCGGCGTAGTTGTTGAAGCTCATGGGCTTGCCCGCCACGACCTGCGCGTCGATGACGGGCCCGGTGGCGTCGCCCAGGCGGTAGATCGCGCCGGGCTGGTGGGGGTTCTCGCCGTAGCGGACCTGCGCGGCGCGCGTCAGGTTCAGGGTCAGCGTCCCGGGCAGCGCGGTGGGCAGCTCGTCGCTGGCGCCGGTCAGGTACGCGGTGATCGCGGCGTCGTACTCGCTGGTGTGCCGGTACGCCTTCGCGGCGAGGCGGCGCCGCTCGGCGTCACTGACCTCGTCCTGCAGGGCCACCGGGTAGTCGGCGGGGTCCACCAGCACCAATACGCCCGCGTGGTTCTTCGCCGCCGAGCGGATCATGGCGGGCCCGCCGATGTCGATGTTCTCGATCACGTCCGCGTCGGGTGCGCCGCGCGCCACCGTCTCCCGGAACGGGTAGAGGTTCACGCACACCAGATCGATGGTGCCGATCCCGTGCGCCTCCAGCTGCCCCAGGTGCCCGGGCTCGCGCACCGCGAGAATGCCGCCGTGCACGGCCGGGTGGAGCGTCTTCACGCGCCCGTCCAGCATCTCGGGGAAGCCCGTCACGTCACTCACCTGCCGCGCCGCAATTCCGGCCTGCACGATGCTCTGATACGTCCCGCCCGTGCTGAGGATCTCCCAGCCGCGCGCCTCGAGCTGCCGCGCGAACTCCACGACGCCCGTCTTGTCACTCACCGAGATGAGTGCCCGTCTGCTCCTGCTCTGTGTGCCGGTCTGCGTCCCATGCTGCGTCACTGTGACCTCCGAGGACCCCGCCACGGGGGCGGGGATCGACCCAGGCGCGCGATCAGGAAAAAGTCCGTGTCGGGGGCTTCCCCGTGGTGTGCCCACGTTCAGCGCCAGTCGCCCCCCGGCCCAGCGGGCAGTGTACCGTCACGGGCGCGCCGGGCCGCCGGGCCTGTCCGGAACTGCTGGCGCGTCCTCATGCCCGTGCTCTACGCTGCCGGGTGTGAACCTGCCCGAGCACGCCCCCACCACGCTGCCCCTGCTGATGGCCTTCGACCTGGACGGCACGCTGATTCCCGACGCGGGCCGCGCCGCCGCGCCCGACGTGGTGGACGCCCTGGGTCGCCTGCGGTCCCTGGGCGTGCAGCTGGCGATCATCACGGGGCGCGACACGCCGCCCGGCGCGGTGCGGGACGCCATGCGGCCGCACGCGGTCGCCACGAACAACGGCGGGCGGGTCCTCGTCGGGGACGACCTGCACCTGGAGGCCAGTTTCACCGACGCGGACCTGGAGGCGGTGCTGGCGCACGAGCTGCCGGGCGCGCGGGTGGTGCTGTTCACCGCCGAGACGCTGTACGTGGACCTGCCGCCCGGCGTGGAGCCCGAACCCTGGATGCTGGCGCGGTCGTTCCGGCCGCTGGCGGACGCGCCGCGCGCGGGCATCCTGAAGGCCGGGTACTACCACCCGGACGTGGCGGGACTGGCCGGGCGCCTGCGTGAGGGGCACCCGCATCTGGTCCTGACCGGCGCGCAGTCGCCCTACCCGCACTTCCTGACGGTCACGCCGCAGGGCGCTCACAAGGGCGCGGCGCTGACCCTGATCGCGGACGCGCTGGACGTCCCGCATGACCGCACCGTGGCCTTCGGGGACAGTGACAACGATCAGGCGATGCTGGAGGTCGCGGCGTTCGGCGTACAGGTGGGGGACCTGCCGCTGCTGACCCCGCACGCGGACGCCCGCGTGGACACCCAGGCGGAGCTCGGGGCTTTCCTGCACGCCTGGGCGGACCGGATTGCGGCCACCCAGACCGGGGACTGGTAAGCGGTTTCCGGTCAGGGCCGCGCGGGCGGGGCGGTGCTGCCCCGCTCAATCAGCCGGGCGCCCAGCACCACGTGCCGCTGCGTGACCGTGCCGTGTCCGAGCTGCGCGAGCATCAGCGCGGCGGCCCGTTCGGCCATCGCCTCGACCGGCTGCTCCAGCACCGTGATGGGCGGGTCCACGAGACTGGTCCAGGGGTAATTGTCGAAGGCCACGAGGCTGATGTCGTGCGGCAGGCGCACCCCGCGTTCGCGCAGCGCGCGGTACGCCCCGGACGCCTGCGTGCCGGTCAGGGCGATCAGCGCCGTGGGCGGCTCGGGCAGGTCCAGCAGGTCGTTCGTGAGGGCGTAGGCGGTGTCCTCGGTGAGGAGCGTGACGCGCTGGTACTCGGCGGGGACGGTCAGGCCCAGGGCGTTCATGACTTCCGGGAAGGCGCGGCTGCGTTCCTCCGGGTGGATGACCGGGTGGTAGGTGCCCAGCGCGGCGATGCGGCGGTGGCCCAGCGCGTGCAGGTGCGTGACCGCCTGCCGCACCGCGCCCGGGTTGTCGAGCATCACGCTGGGT is a window of Deinococcus grandis DNA encoding:
- a CDS encoding cytochrome P450; this encodes MTINESSPPEPARCPFGGDSLTRRDTAQPGAAPRADARGVVQVRSFQAARDVLRSEAVTQAGFNAETVNDAGILKRRPVLFTEGEEHHEMRRDTARYFTPAAVATYQPMIAALADHLIGQLAARGEANIDDLSLTLAVQVASQVVGLTSSRLPGLERRVMTFVEHDGNSEPGMSPEKGRLASILDQRHLLAFYLLDVKPAIQARRKQRRDDLISHLLDRDYTDLEILTECLTYGTAGMVTTREFITVATWHLLRAPELRAAYVHGTEKERLDILHEILRVEPVVSTLYRRAQADLTVDGHTVPQGTLLALNLADANTDPAVAGEQAGSVCPARPLPRGVQAPVMAFGDGHHRCPGAFLAIKETDTFLRRLLIWQDLRLVAEPRVTFNEVVKGYELRGLRVALGGS
- a CDS encoding MarR family winged helix-turn-helix transcriptional regulator encodes the protein MSPDPHSPDLTRQPLRFLAAYWTAWQGLSAQVQTALAREHGLDLRAFLILSHVQAGPQTPSDLARTLDLPRYEVARALRHLQGAGAVTHAPHPTDARRHALHVTPAGAQLWGAAMQTLQHATQPALTRLGSQLDAVTAGLETLSATPLPEATA
- the purH gene encoding bifunctional phosphoribosylaminoimidazolecarboxamide formyltransferase/IMP cyclohydrolase; its protein translation is MTQHGTQTGTQSRSRRALISVSDKTGVVEFARQLEARGWEILSTGGTYQSIVQAGIAARQVSDVTGFPEMLDGRVKTLHPAVHGGILAVREPGHLGQLEAHGIGTIDLVCVNLYPFRETVARGAPDADVIENIDIGGPAMIRSAAKNHAGVLVLVDPADYPVALQDEVSDAERRRLAAKAYRHTSEYDAAITAYLTGASDELPTALPGTLTLNLTRAAQVRYGENPHQPGAIYRLGDATGPVIDAQVVAGKPMSFNNYADADAAWALCQELAAQEAALPGHAAVCVAVKHANPCGVAVAADVKTAWERARDADTLSVFGGVVAVSQPVTLEAAQATRGTFLEVLIAPEVTPEAAAWFAEKKPDLRVLVAAPAQGVSVLDVRPLTGGFAVQERDARPWDDLCPEVVTKREPTEQEWLDLRFAWATVKHARSNAVVLAKGGVTVGLGAGAVSRIWAAERAVANAGDKAQGSVLASEAFFPFDDVVRLAASVGVTAILQPGGAKRDPEVIAACNELGISMVFTGSRHFRH
- a CDS encoding HAD family hydrolase, with amino-acid sequence MNLPEHAPTTLPLLMAFDLDGTLIPDAGRAAAPDVVDALGRLRSLGVQLAIITGRDTPPGAVRDAMRPHAVATNNGGRVLVGDDLHLEASFTDADLEAVLAHELPGARVVLFTAETLYVDLPPGVEPEPWMLARSFRPLADAPRAGILKAGYYHPDVAGLAGRLREGHPHLVLTGAQSPYPHFLTVTPQGAHKGAALTLIADALDVPHDRTVAFGDSDNDQAMLEVAAFGVQVGDLPLLTPHADARVDTQAELGAFLHAWADRIAATQTGDW
- a CDS encoding LacI family DNA-binding transcriptional regulator; this translates as MSTIQDVARLAGVSPTTAKRALKEPDKLTPDTLARVQQAIAQLHYEPDQRAGSLRGGQSTTVGLVVGSILEPFFAQFARTASHVLADAGYTLIISENEYSAQRELQELRRLYGLRVAGILLRPGYGQDSQEYLARLRSRGVAVTEYDYRPPHHDEPSVMLDNPGAVRQAVTHLHALGHRRIAALGTYHPVIHPEERSRAFPEVMNALGLTVPAEYQRVTLLTEDTAYALTNDLLDLPEPPTALIALTGTQASGAYRALRERGVRLPHDISLVAFDNYPWTSLVDPPITVLEQPVEAMAERAAALMLAQLGHGTVTQRHVVLGARLIERGSTAPPARP